A single genomic interval of uncultured Pseudodesulfovibrio sp. harbors:
- a CDS encoding diguanylate cyclase, with protein sequence MPKTSCPTRSCNGRHVLLLDSNESRGRAVAEAMAKRIDLPIFRASTRDEAIAFMEDHETDIFAAVICLKAPEAATVMERLSQLSIRAVVYASELSDEERLKYSTWNVADLILRDSFSIPLALSRTIEVLARNRNTTILVVDDSRSMRAALIRFLSLRCYCVVEALNGREALNILEARPEIQLVITDNEMPIMDGYLLIQEIRKRYTKEEIAVIGISAKTNALVSVKFINNGANDFLHKPFVKEELYCRVEHNVEMLNRIATIRDLSYRDPLTRLYNRRYFFENCDDFATQAEAEGKSVIVAMLDIDNFKQFNDTYGHDVGDKVLRTVSSIMESNFPDNAIVARLGGEEFCILAAHPADDDLFGRYDKTRRTVEHSTLRVNDEKLAVTVSIGICTRRAAVSEMLKKADANLYTAKESGRNQIVLI encoded by the coding sequence ATGCCAAAAACAAGCTGCCCCACCCGCTCATGCAACGGCAGACACGTTCTTCTTCTGGACTCCAATGAATCCAGAGGACGGGCGGTAGCTGAAGCAATGGCAAAACGGATCGACCTGCCCATCTTCAGAGCCTCGACAAGGGATGAAGCGATCGCCTTCATGGAAGACCATGAAACGGACATCTTCGCGGCGGTCATTTGTCTGAAAGCACCTGAAGCCGCAACCGTCATGGAAAGGCTCAGCCAGCTCTCCATACGGGCGGTAGTGTATGCATCGGAACTCAGCGACGAAGAGCGCCTGAAATACAGCACATGGAATGTCGCGGATCTCATCCTCCGCGATTCCTTCTCGATCCCTCTGGCTCTGTCCCGCACCATTGAAGTTCTGGCCCGAAACCGAAATACGACCATCCTCGTAGTGGATGATTCCCGCTCCATGCGCGCCGCACTCATCCGCTTCCTCTCCTTGCGCTGCTACTGCGTCGTTGAAGCACTCAACGGCAGGGAGGCCCTGAACATCCTTGAAGCCCGCCCGGAAATACAACTCGTCATCACCGACAACGAAATGCCCATCATGGACGGGTACTTGCTGATTCAGGAAATCCGGAAACGCTACACCAAGGAAGAGATTGCGGTCATCGGCATTTCCGCCAAGACCAATGCCTTGGTTTCAGTCAAATTCATCAACAACGGTGCCAACGACTTTCTTCACAAGCCCTTTGTCAAGGAAGAGCTTTACTGTCGCGTGGAGCATAACGTGGAAATGCTCAACCGCATCGCCACCATCCGGGATCTTTCCTACCGCGACCCGCTGACGCGACTCTACAACCGCCGGTATTTCTTTGAAAACTGTGATGACTTCGCCACACAGGCCGAAGCCGAAGGCAAATCCGTCATCGTTGCCATGCTCGACATAGACAACTTCAAGCAGTTCAACGACACCTACGGGCACGACGTGGGGGACAAGGTTCTGCGGACCGTTTCCTCGATCATGGAAAGCAACTTTCCGGACAACGCCATCGTCGCCCGTCTCGGAGGCGAAGAGTTCTGCATACTGGCAGCCCATCCGGCTGACGACGACCTTTTCGGACGGTATGACAAGACCCGGCGCACTGTGGAGCACTCCACCCTGCGCGTCAACGACGAAAAGCTGGCCGTCACGGTCAGTATCGGCATCTGCACCCGTCGGGCCGCTGTCTCGGAAATGCTGAAAAAGGCTGACGCCAACCTGTACACCGCCAAGGAATCCGGACGGAACCAGATCGTTCTTATCTGA
- a CDS encoding diguanylate cyclase: MADSPTVLLVEDSKFFASMLHRRIREDLDFNVEWKATYADAVAAIDCCQDDYLVAVLDVTLPDAPNGEIVEYALKKGIPSILFTAGFDSAIRSQFITWNIVDYILKDSGDCVDTLIHTLTRIRKNRDIKTLVVDDSKPIREAVAQLLGTQLYQVFTASDGEEALHVLEEHPDIMLVVTDYDMPNMDGFELIRRIRERYSKNDLAIIGMSAGGEELLSAKLIKTGANDFVPKPFQVEEFHCRVGHSIEMLENIALIRDLSYKDPLTRLYNRRYFFENAEPFISHAQKHGNRYCVAMLDIDHFKNVNDTYGHDAGDEVLKNVSALIAQGFPERAIVTRFGGEEFCVLTAHDESEDILGKFEAVRATVEATSVTVNGSTIEVTISTGLCCEPENLEAMLKLSDSRLYAAKESGRNRVVASPASPNVRS; encoded by the coding sequence ATGGCCGACTCCCCCACAGTTCTACTCGTTGAAGATAGCAAGTTCTTTGCGTCCATGCTCCACCGAAGAATCCGCGAAGACCTCGACTTCAACGTGGAATGGAAAGCCACCTATGCCGACGCCGTAGCCGCCATCGACTGCTGTCAGGACGATTACCTTGTCGCGGTTCTCGACGTTACCCTGCCGGATGCGCCCAATGGGGAAATAGTCGAATACGCTCTGAAAAAAGGCATCCCGAGCATCCTTTTCACGGCAGGCTTCGACAGCGCCATCCGCAGCCAGTTCATCACATGGAACATCGTCGATTACATCCTCAAGGATTCCGGCGACTGTGTGGACACGCTCATCCACACCCTCACCCGCATCCGGAAAAACAGGGACATCAAAACACTGGTGGTGGACGACTCCAAGCCCATCCGCGAAGCCGTGGCCCAGTTGCTCGGCACCCAGCTCTATCAAGTCTTCACGGCCTCGGACGGCGAAGAGGCCTTACATGTGCTTGAAGAACACCCGGACATCATGCTTGTGGTCACGGACTATGACATGCCGAATATGGATGGCTTCGAACTCATCCGCCGCATACGGGAGCGGTACAGCAAAAACGACCTTGCCATCATCGGCATGTCCGCCGGAGGCGAGGAACTGCTTTCAGCCAAGCTCATCAAAACCGGAGCCAACGACTTCGTTCCCAAACCGTTCCAGGTGGAAGAATTTCACTGCCGTGTCGGGCACTCCATTGAAATGCTTGAAAACATTGCGCTTATACGCGACCTTTCTTACAAGGACCCGCTCACACGGCTCTACAATCGTCGGTACTTTTTCGAAAACGCCGAGCCTTTCATCAGCCATGCCCAAAAACACGGCAACAGGTACTGCGTTGCCATGCTCGATATCGACCACTTCAAGAACGTCAACGATACGTACGGGCATGACGCCGGTGATGAGGTGCTGAAAAACGTCTCAGCGCTCATCGCGCAGGGGTTTCCGGAAAGGGCCATCGTCACCCGTTTCGGCGGCGAGGAATTCTGCGTGCTGACCGCCCATGACGAATCGGAAGATATCCTCGGCAAATTCGAGGCGGTTCGCGCAACGGTCGAGGCCACCTCGGTAACGGTGAACGGCTCGACCATAGAGGTCACCATAAGCACCGGACTCTGCTGCGAACCGGAAAACCTTGAGGCCATGCTCAAGCTCTCGGACAGCCGCCTGTACGCAGCCAAGGAATCCGGTCGAAACCGGGTGGTCGCCTCTCCGGCTTCGCCCAACGTGCGTTCCTGA